In Streptomyces chartreusis NRRL 3882, the following are encoded in one genomic region:
- a CDS encoding glycosyltransferase family 4 protein translates to MPRTLVVTNDFPPRQGGIETFVHAMTVRFPPDRVAVYTSSTPGDRAYDARLPFPVVRDRSHMLLPTRRVTARAVELARRFDCDSVWFGAAAPLGLMAGELRRRTEVRRLVATTHGHEVWWARTPGARALLRRVGAGVDSVTYLGSYTRARIAAAVGPEAAARMRRLAPGVDAEVFRGSAAAAARVRERYGLGDSPVVLCAARLVPRKGQDALIRALPLVRRSVPDAVLLLVGDGPHARALRRLAAERGPAGAVVFAGGHPHEEMPGFYAAAQVFAMPCRTRRAGMEVEGLGIVFLEAAAAGLPVVVGDSGGAPDTVRDGETGFVVDGRDVEALADRLTLLLDETEPARDMGRKGRAWVRGEWGWDRTHGHLTSLLGVG, encoded by the coding sequence ATGCCGCGCACGCTCGTCGTCACCAACGACTTCCCGCCCCGGCAGGGCGGCATCGAGACCTTCGTCCACGCCATGACGGTCCGCTTCCCGCCCGACCGGGTCGCCGTCTACACCTCCAGCACGCCGGGCGACCGGGCCTACGACGCCCGGCTGCCGTTCCCCGTCGTGCGGGACCGCAGCCACATGCTGCTGCCGACCAGGCGGGTCACCGCCCGGGCGGTGGAGCTGGCCCGCCGGTTCGACTGCGACAGCGTCTGGTTCGGGGCCGCGGCCCCGCTCGGGCTGATGGCGGGCGAGCTGCGGCGCCGTACGGAGGTGCGGCGGCTGGTCGCCACGACGCACGGGCACGAGGTGTGGTGGGCGCGCACGCCGGGTGCCCGCGCGCTGCTGCGCCGCGTCGGCGCCGGGGTGGACAGCGTCACGTACCTCGGCTCGTACACCCGGGCCCGGATCGCCGCCGCCGTCGGACCGGAGGCGGCGGCACGGATGCGGCGGCTGGCGCCCGGCGTGGACGCCGAGGTCTTCCGGGGCTCCGCGGCAGCGGCGGCCCGGGTGCGGGAGCGGTACGGCCTGGGCGACAGTCCGGTCGTGCTGTGCGCGGCGCGGCTCGTCCCGCGCAAGGGACAGGACGCGCTGATACGAGCGTTGCCCCTGGTGCGCCGTAGTGTGCCCGACGCGGTGCTGCTGCTGGTCGGGGACGGGCCGCACGCCCGGGCCCTGCGCCGGCTGGCGGCCGAGCGGGGGCCGGCCGGCGCGGTGGTCTTCGCGGGCGGGCACCCGCACGAGGAGATGCCCGGGTTCTACGCCGCCGCCCAGGTGTTCGCGATGCCGTGCCGGACTCGCAGGGCGGGCATGGAGGTCGAGGGCCTCGGCATCGTGTTCCTGGAGGCGGCCGCGGCCGGACTGCCGGTCGTCGTCGGCGACTCGGGCGGCGCGCCGGACACCGTACGGGACGGGGAGACCGGCTTCGTGGTCGACGGCCGTGACGTGGAGGCGCTCGCCGACCGGCTGACGCTGTTGCTGGACGAGACGGAGCCGGCCCGGGACATGGGCCGCAAGGGCCGTGCCTGGGTGCGCGGGGAATGGGGGTGGGACCGGACCCACGGGCACCTGACGTCCCTGCTCGGGGTGGGCTGA
- a CDS encoding glycosyltransferase 87 family protein, with the protein MQGRSRGLLPLVGSLVPGGSAAAVRTAAPVGLPGPFRVPVSLPPSRRSTGRRWETLCWAACAVFALLLCLRTTIAPHQVWGACATAGYGLGALVARLSARPWGLASAAVAAVGSVLVPLVFLVADGARQLEVTVVERSGGLLLDSGTPYVPDPARLRDYNPYLPGMALFGLPRAVLGDVPLADARLWFGLVSLGAMGLAAALGRGAQPSRHRTARPLLRLAATPAVALPLAVGGVDLPVIALMCLALALAGRGGPVAAGLALGAAASLKWTAWPLLPVGLALLAVTAGGRAAVRAGVTAVTLAVLAVLPVALADPRAFTEHVLLFPLGEGGTGSPATSPLPGHLLATYVPGGFALAVAALALSAVAVAGSLVTRPPRTTVAAADRLALGLGIAMCLIPATRFGYVVYPLVLLGWFRLGPAGGVPWAGSPRRTATTCSP; encoded by the coding sequence ATGCAGGGGCGTTCGCGAGGGCTGCTGCCGCTGGTCGGCTCGCTGGTGCCGGGTGGTTCGGCGGCGGCCGTGCGTACCGCCGCGCCGGTGGGCCTCCCCGGCCCCTTTCGCGTCCCGGTCTCCCTTCCGCCGTCCCGGCGGAGCACCGGCCGCCGATGGGAGACCCTGTGCTGGGCGGCCTGCGCCGTCTTCGCACTGCTGCTGTGTCTGCGTACGACGATCGCCCCGCACCAGGTGTGGGGCGCCTGTGCCACCGCCGGCTACGGTCTCGGCGCGCTCGTCGCCCGTCTCTCCGCGCGGCCCTGGGGCCTGGCGAGCGCGGCGGTGGCCGCCGTCGGGTCCGTGCTGGTGCCGCTGGTGTTCCTGGTCGCGGACGGGGCACGGCAGTTGGAGGTCACGGTCGTCGAGCGGTCCGGCGGGCTGCTGCTGGACTCCGGCACACCGTACGTCCCGGACCCGGCCCGACTGCGGGACTACAACCCGTACCTGCCCGGCATGGCCCTCTTCGGGCTGCCCCGGGCCGTCCTCGGCGACGTCCCGCTCGCGGACGCCCGGCTGTGGTTCGGGCTGGTGTCACTCGGGGCCATGGGGCTGGCCGCCGCGCTGGGCAGGGGGGCACAGCCGTCCCGGCACCGCACCGCCCGCCCCCTCCTCCGGCTCGCCGCCACCCCCGCCGTCGCCCTCCCGCTCGCCGTCGGCGGTGTCGATCTGCCGGTCATCGCCCTGATGTGTCTCGCGCTCGCCCTCGCCGGCCGCGGCGGCCCGGTCGCCGCCGGGCTCGCGCTCGGCGCCGCCGCGTCGCTGAAGTGGACGGCCTGGCCGCTGCTGCCCGTCGGTCTCGCCCTGCTCGCGGTGACCGCCGGGGGGCGGGCCGCCGTGCGGGCCGGTGTCACGGCCGTCACCCTCGCCGTGCTCGCCGTGCTGCCGGTCGCGCTCGCCGACCCCCGGGCGTTCACCGAGCACGTGCTGCTCTTCCCGCTCGGCGAGGGAGGCACCGGATCCCCGGCGACCAGCCCGCTGCCCGGGCATCTGCTGGCGACGTACGTGCCGGGGGGCTTCGCCCTCGCCGTGGCGGCGCTGGCGCTGAGCGCGGTCGCGGTGGCCGGGTCCCTCGTGACGCGTCCGCCGCGCACCACCGTCGCCGCCGCCGACCGGCTCGCGCTGGGCCTCGGGATCGCGATGTGCCTGATCCCCGCCACCCGCTTCGGATACGTCGTCTACCCGCTGGTGCTGCTCGGCTGGTTCCGGCTCGGGCCGGCCGGTGGCGTCCCGTGGGCCGGGTCACCGAGGCGCACCGCAACCACCTGCTCACCCTGA
- a CDS encoding sensor histidine kinase, with protein MRQSSLRPTAWPRSPRYPYVSGVLLVLLAAAEVLHSRISSTTVLATLPFVVLPLLWRRREPRIGCLVVPAALLNFLFRPELLMTVAVAGVMGLYTLARHRVLHPALLSAAAITGSVLVNLGHVATGVYDLGGRAPAVGADGSLSYFTESFVLAVGVVATVGVADATRSREESRQAREAAQRELIAMERRHAAAQERAAIARELHDIVAHSVSVIAVQAESATYTTPDLSPPARDGFQQIASSARSALTELRRLLSVLRADEAGAEEAAPVVPQPTLDSLGALLEAHRSGGGEVILHTAGTRPAALPPSLELTVYRIVQEALTNARRHAPGAAVDVRLTYEEDEVRLRITDDGPGPGPGAGPRGPQHSSGGHGLSGMRERASLLGGRLTCGAAGPGGGFLIEAELPVRAVAKSFAEGVYE; from the coding sequence ATGCGTCAGTCGTCCCTGCGCCCCACCGCATGGCCGCGGTCGCCCCGCTACCCGTACGTCAGCGGCGTCCTGCTGGTCCTCCTCGCCGCGGCCGAGGTCCTGCACTCCCGCATCAGCTCGACGACGGTCCTGGCCACCCTGCCCTTCGTGGTGCTCCCCCTGCTGTGGCGGCGACGTGAACCCCGCATCGGATGCCTGGTGGTGCCGGCGGCGCTGCTGAACTTCCTCTTCCGCCCGGAGCTGCTGATGACGGTGGCGGTGGCGGGAGTCATGGGCCTCTACACGCTCGCCCGCCACCGGGTCCTGCACCCCGCACTGCTCAGCGCGGCCGCGATCACCGGCTCGGTGCTGGTCAACCTGGGCCATGTGGCGACGGGCGTGTACGACCTCGGCGGCCGGGCGCCCGCCGTCGGCGCCGACGGCTCGCTGTCGTACTTCACGGAGTCGTTCGTCCTGGCCGTGGGCGTGGTGGCGACGGTCGGTGTCGCGGACGCCACCCGCAGCCGGGAGGAGTCCCGGCAGGCGCGCGAGGCGGCCCAGCGGGAACTGATCGCCATGGAGCGCAGGCATGCGGCGGCACAGGAACGAGCTGCCATAGCACGGGAGTTGCACGACATCGTGGCGCACTCGGTGTCCGTGATCGCCGTCCAGGCGGAGAGCGCCACGTACACCACACCCGACCTGTCCCCGCCCGCCCGCGACGGCTTCCAGCAGATCGCCTCGTCGGCCCGGTCGGCACTGACCGAACTGCGCCGGCTGCTGAGCGTGCTCCGCGCGGACGAGGCCGGAGCCGAGGAGGCGGCCCCGGTCGTACCGCAACCGACGCTCGACTCCCTGGGGGCGCTGCTGGAAGCCCACCGGTCGGGCGGCGGAGAGGTGATCCTGCACACGGCGGGCACCCGCCCCGCGGCGCTCCCGCCCTCCCTCGAACTCACGGTCTACCGCATCGTCCAGGAGGCCCTGACCAACGCCCGCCGCCATGCACCGGGCGCCGCGGTCGACGTCCGCCTCACCTACGAGGAGGACGAAGTCCGGCTGCGCATCACCGACGACGGCCCCGGCCCAGGGCCCGGTGCGGGACCCCGAGGCCCCCAACACTCCTCCGGCGGGCACGGGTTGAGCGGAATGCGGGAGCGTGCGAGCCTACTCGGCGGACGTCTGACCTGCGGGGCCGCCGGTCCCGGGGGTGGTTTCCTGATCGAGGCGGAACTCCCGGTGCGGGCGGTCGCGAAGAGCTTCGCGGAGGGTGTGTACGAGTGA
- a CDS encoding response regulator — translation MTAGEPIRAIVADDQAVVRTGFVNLLSTQDDIDVVGEAEDGEQAVALALAHRPDVALLDIRMPELDGIQAARTILRETDGATKALMLTTFDLDQYVFDALAAGASGFLLKDATFPELLHAVRVVAAGDAMLAPGITRRLIAEFAPRRPVTAPKSLLDRLTAREVEVLLLIAQGLSNKDIAERLTITDHTVKTHINRLFTKLDLRDRAQAVIVAYEAGLVTPGEGG, via the coding sequence GTGACGGCGGGGGAACCGATCCGGGCGATCGTGGCCGACGACCAGGCGGTGGTACGCACGGGGTTCGTGAACCTGCTGTCCACCCAGGACGACATCGACGTCGTGGGCGAGGCGGAGGACGGCGAACAGGCCGTCGCCCTCGCGCTGGCCCACCGGCCGGACGTGGCGCTGCTGGACATCAGGATGCCCGAGCTTGACGGCATCCAGGCCGCGCGCACGATCCTCCGGGAGACCGACGGTGCCACCAAGGCGCTGATGCTCACCACGTTCGACCTCGACCAGTACGTCTTCGACGCGCTGGCGGCCGGGGCCAGCGGCTTCCTCCTGAAGGACGCGACCTTCCCCGAACTCCTGCACGCGGTACGGGTGGTGGCCGCCGGCGACGCCATGCTGGCCCCCGGCATCACCCGCCGCCTGATCGCCGAGTTCGCCCCCCGCCGCCCCGTCACGGCCCCCAAGTCCCTCCTCGACCGCCTCACCGCCCGCGAGGTGGAGGTCCTCCTCCTCATCGCCCAGGGCCTCTCCAACAAGGACATCGCCGAACGCCTGACCATCACCGACCACACGGTCAAGACCCACATCAACCGCCTGTTCACCAAGCTGGACCTCCGCGACCGGGCCCAGGCGGTGATCGTGGCGTACGAGGCGGGTCTGGTGACGCCGGGGGAGGGCGGCTGA
- a CDS encoding class I SAM-dependent methyltransferase: MDSIPANRRLWNQISSAYQHEHDPQIGATPRLWGMYSIPDAHLHALGDVTGKRVLELGCGAGQWSRALAAEGATVVGLDLSEAQLAAAADAMGAARYPLVQGAAEQLPFAADSFDLVFCDFGGLSWAPPHLAVPQAARVLTRGGRLVFNVASPWFEVCYDEAASRVTTTLQKDYFGLNSIAEDDGATSYQLTYGDWVKVLRGAGLIIDDLIEPRPDLGTPNGYNETDPPDWAHRWPAELLWVTHKP, translated from the coding sequence GTGGACAGCATCCCCGCCAACCGGCGGCTCTGGAACCAGATCAGCAGCGCCTACCAGCACGAGCACGACCCGCAAATCGGCGCCACACCCCGGCTGTGGGGCATGTACTCCATCCCCGACGCGCACCTGCACGCCCTGGGCGACGTCACCGGCAAACGCGTCCTCGAACTCGGCTGCGGCGCCGGCCAGTGGTCAAGGGCGCTCGCCGCCGAGGGCGCCACCGTGGTCGGACTCGACCTGTCCGAAGCCCAACTCGCCGCGGCGGCCGACGCGATGGGAGCGGCCCGCTACCCGCTGGTGCAAGGCGCCGCCGAACAACTCCCCTTCGCCGCCGACAGCTTCGACCTGGTGTTCTGCGACTTCGGTGGGCTCAGCTGGGCGCCCCCGCACCTGGCCGTCCCGCAGGCCGCACGCGTCTTGACCCGAGGCGGGCGCCTGGTGTTCAACGTCGCCAGCCCATGGTTCGAAGTCTGCTACGACGAAGCCGCCAGCCGCGTGACCACGACGCTGCAGAAGGACTACTTCGGGCTGAACAGCATCGCCGAAGACGACGGCGCGACCAGCTATCAGCTCACCTACGGCGACTGGGTCAAGGTCCTGCGCGGCGCGGGTCTCATCATCGACGACCTCATCGAGCCGCGGCCCGACCTCGGCACACCCAACGGCTACAACGAAACCGACCCACCGGACTGGGCACACCGCTGGCCGGCGGAACTGCTCTGGGTGACCCACAAACCGTAG
- a CDS encoding LacI family DNA-binding transcriptional regulator codes for MADVAQLAGVSSQTVSRVSNGFPGVTEDTRRQVLAAMRELGYRPNSAARALKRGEFRTLGVITFSLSTMGNIRTLEAIATSAAQHGYAVTLLPVAVPTQDEVNGAFSRLGELAVDAVIVIMEIHLLDAATVSLPPGVQVVVADSDAGDRYTVVDTDQAGGARDAVRHLLDLGHETVWHLAGPEGSFAAQRRANAWRDTLTAAGRVPPPLVRGDWSAESGYRAGLRLAGEPDCTAVFAANDQMALGLLRALHERGLRVPGDISVIGFDDIPESASFLPPLTTIHQDFAEVGRLCVEGVLSKMRQDGEEHGTTLVPTRLVRRESTGAPGRDR; via the coding sequence ATGGCCGACGTCGCGCAGCTCGCCGGTGTCTCCTCCCAGACGGTCTCCCGCGTCTCCAACGGCTTCCCGGGCGTCACCGAGGACACCCGCCGCCAGGTCCTGGCCGCGATGCGGGAGCTGGGCTACCGCCCCAACAGCGCCGCGCGGGCCCTCAAGCGCGGCGAGTTCCGCACCCTCGGCGTGATCACCTTCTCCCTCTCCACGATGGGCAACATCCGCACCCTGGAGGCCATCGCCACCTCCGCGGCCCAGCACGGCTACGCCGTCACGCTGCTGCCCGTCGCCGTCCCCACCCAGGACGAGGTGAACGGCGCCTTCTCCCGCCTGGGCGAGCTCGCAGTGGACGCCGTCATCGTCATCATGGAGATCCACCTGCTGGACGCGGCGACGGTCTCCCTCCCGCCCGGTGTGCAGGTCGTGGTGGCCGACTCGGACGCGGGCGACCGCTACACCGTGGTCGACACCGACCAGGCGGGCGGCGCGCGGGACGCCGTACGGCACCTCCTGGACCTCGGCCACGAGACGGTGTGGCACCTGGCCGGCCCGGAGGGCTCCTTCGCCGCCCAGCGCCGTGCCAACGCCTGGCGCGACACGCTGACCGCGGCCGGCCGGGTCCCGCCGCCCCTGGTCCGGGGCGACTGGTCGGCCGAGTCCGGCTACCGGGCCGGGCTCCGGCTGGCCGGCGAGCCGGACTGCACGGCGGTGTTCGCGGCCAACGACCAGATGGCCCTGGGCCTGCTCCGGGCCCTGCACGAACGCGGGCTGCGCGTCCCCGGCGACATCAGCGTCATCGGCTTCGACGACATCCCCGAGTCCGCGTCCTTCCTCCCGCCCCTGACGACCATCCACCAGGACTTCGCCGAGGTGGGGCGGCTGTGCGTGGAGGGCGTCCTGAGCAAGATGCGGCAGGACGGGGAGGAGCACGGGACGACGCTCGTGCCGACGCGGTTGGTGCGGCGGGAGAGCACGGGGGCGCCGGGGCGAGACCGATGA
- a CDS encoding RICIN domain-containing protein, which translates to MAHRTRKRRLLGAIGVTAVATGTILATTTLPAAHAEPTAQAAGVTVRPDPSYSGEKFEGWGTSLVWFANATGDYPPAIREKLYKLLFGDEGLALNIARYNIGGGNAPDVKDYLRAGGAVEGWWKAPAGTTREDVDWWDAEDPADWNRHADKTQRWWVDRIKKDITHWETFSNSPPWFMTESGYVSGNFDAGKDQLKPESVEDFAKYLVGATERLEKAHGIKVDTLDPFNEPNTNYWGTKLGPDGEPTGGRQEGAHMGPELQQKVLRALAPVLKKSKSDAEISAMDETNPGTFATNWNSYPQDVRDLVGQMNVHTYGTGQRTTVRDLAKAADKPLWMSEVEGDWGDGQSFTDMRPGLGLAQRIVDDLRELEPKAWVFWQPVEDYDNMKPGGESAKGGNWGEIQLPFSCTSKDTLETCPVHTNTKFDTARNFTHFIKPGDRLIKTNDTSSTAAISRKGDAATVVHVNSATESREVTLDLSKFGRVSSHATVTPVVTSADGKLEKQKAVRVSGKQATVTVPAQSVTSFLVKGVSGVAKDAAELRKGHTYRLTGVQSGKDLTIAGNGTGLVIKNADTSDPSGQQWRVEQIRGTDNRKRYVFTETATNKRLAVRDGALVAEPDEGRRDKATEWIMSTTGDGTWTLVNAATGQLPDVAGQSTNDGASVGLWQPNSGSNQRWKVTDVTGS; encoded by the coding sequence ATGGCACACCGCACCCGCAAGAGAAGGCTCCTCGGGGCCATCGGCGTCACCGCCGTGGCGACCGGAACCATCCTGGCCACCACCACCCTGCCCGCCGCGCACGCCGAACCCACCGCGCAGGCGGCCGGCGTCACCGTCCGCCCCGACCCCTCCTACTCGGGGGAGAAGTTCGAGGGCTGGGGCACGAGCCTGGTGTGGTTCGCCAACGCCACCGGCGACTACCCGCCCGCGATACGCGAGAAGCTCTACAAGCTCCTCTTCGGCGACGAGGGCCTCGCCCTGAACATCGCCCGCTACAACATCGGCGGCGGCAACGCCCCGGACGTCAAGGACTACCTGCGGGCCGGCGGCGCGGTCGAGGGCTGGTGGAAGGCCCCCGCGGGCACCACCCGCGAGGACGTCGACTGGTGGGACGCGGAGGACCCGGCCGACTGGAACAGACACGCCGACAAGACGCAGCGCTGGTGGGTCGACCGCATCAAGAAGGACATCACCCACTGGGAGACCTTCAGCAACTCCCCGCCCTGGTTCATGACCGAGAGCGGCTACGTCTCCGGGAACTTCGACGCGGGCAAGGACCAGCTGAAGCCGGAGTCCGTGGAGGACTTCGCCAAGTACCTGGTGGGCGCGACCGAGCGACTGGAGAAGGCGCACGGCATCAAGGTCGACACGCTCGACCCGTTCAACGAGCCGAACACCAACTACTGGGGCACCAAGCTCGGCCCGGACGGCGAGCCGACCGGCGGTCGCCAGGAGGGCGCCCACATGGGCCCCGAGCTCCAGCAGAAGGTGCTGCGCGCGCTCGCCCCGGTGCTGAAGAAGTCCAAGTCGGACGCGGAGATATCCGCGATGGACGAGACGAACCCCGGAACGTTCGCCACCAACTGGAACTCCTACCCCCAGGACGTGCGGGACCTGGTGGGGCAGATGAACGTCCACACCTACGGCACCGGCCAGCGCACCACCGTCCGCGACCTCGCCAAGGCCGCCGACAAGCCGCTGTGGATGAGCGAGGTCGAGGGCGACTGGGGCGACGGCCAGAGCTTCACGGACATGCGGCCCGGCCTCGGCCTCGCCCAGCGCATCGTCGACGACCTGCGCGAACTGGAGCCCAAGGCCTGGGTGTTCTGGCAGCCGGTCGAGGACTACGACAACATGAAGCCGGGCGGGGAGTCCGCGAAGGGCGGCAACTGGGGCGAGATCCAGCTCCCGTTCAGCTGCACCTCCAAGGACACCCTCGAAACCTGCCCCGTCCACACCAACACCAAGTTCGACACGGCCCGCAACTTCACGCACTTCATCAAGCCCGGCGACCGGCTGATCAAGACCAACGACACGTCCAGCACCGCGGCGATCTCCCGCAAGGGCGACGCGGCGACCGTCGTCCACGTCAACAGCGCCACCGAGTCCCGCGAGGTCACCCTCGACCTGTCGAAGTTCGGCCGGGTCTCCTCCCACGCCACCGTCACCCCGGTGGTGACCAGCGCCGACGGCAAGCTGGAGAAGCAGAAGGCGGTCCGGGTCTCCGGCAAGCAGGCCACGGTCACCGTGCCCGCCCAGTCGGTGACGTCCTTCCTCGTCAAGGGCGTGTCCGGTGTCGCCAAGGACGCGGCCGAGCTGCGGAAGGGCCACACCTACCGGCTGACCGGCGTCCAGAGCGGCAAGGACCTCACCATCGCCGGCAACGGCACGGGCCTGGTCATCAAGAACGCCGACACCTCCGACCCGAGCGGCCAGCAGTGGCGGGTGGAGCAGATCCGCGGCACGGACAACCGCAAGCGGTACGTGTTCACCGAGACCGCCACGAACAAGCGCCTGGCCGTCCGCGACGGCGCCCTGGTCGCCGAGCCGGACGAGGGCCGCCGCGACAAGGCCACCGAGTGGATCATGTCCACGACCGGCGACGGCACCTGGACCCTCGTCAACGCCGCCACCGGCCAGCTCCCGGACGTCGCGGGCCAGTCCACGAACGACGGCGCCTCGGTCGGCCTCTGGCAGCCCAACTCCGGTTCCAACCAGCGCTGGAAGGTCACGGACGTGACGGGCAGCTGA